A stretch of Ipomoea triloba cultivar NCNSP0323 chromosome 11, ASM357664v1 DNA encodes these proteins:
- the LOC115997175 gene encoding lysine histidine transporter 1-like has product MVGAGVLGLPYAMSELGWGPGVAALAISWVMTLYTLWQMVEMHEPEPGKRLDRYHELGQYAFGEKVGLYVVVPQQLMVQIGVNIVYMVTGGTSLKKFHDTICPSCTPIRRTYFIMIFGSVHLVLSHLPSFNSVTVISVAAAVMSFSYSTIAWVASANKGVIADVQYTPRASTDVGRVFQFFSALGDVAFAYAGHNVVLEIQATIPSTPEKPSNKPMMKGVWVAYAVVFLCYFPVAIIGYWVFGNSVEDNILVSLQKPACLIAAANMFVVIHVIGSYQVFAMPLFDTVEGWLVKSRNFKPTLLLRICSRTIYVVLTCFLGCTFPFFGGLLGFFGGFAFAPTTYFLPCIIWLKIKKPKVLSLTWFINVICIVIGVALMVLAPIGALRQIILQAKDYKFYS; this is encoded by the exons ATGGTCGGCGCCGGCGTTCTTGGCCTCCCTTATGCCATGTCTGAGTTAGGATG GGGTCCGGGGGTGGCGGCGCTGGCGATATCGTGGGTGATGACGCTGTACACGCTGTGGCAGATGGTGGAGATGCACGAGCCGGAGCCTGGGAAGAGGCTGGACCGGTACCACGAGCTAGGGCAGTACGCGTTCGGGGAGAAGGTGGGGCTGTACGTGGTGGTGCCGCAGCAGCTGATGGTGCAGATCGGAGTGAACATTGTGTACATGGTCACCGGCGGCACCTCGCTCAAGAAGTTCCACGACACCATTTGCCCTTCCTGCACGCCCATCAGACGAACCTATTTCATTATGATCTTCGGTTCTGTTCACTTGGTCCTCTCTCATCTCCCCAGTTTCAACTCCGTCACTGTGATCTCTGTCGCCGCCGCCGTCATGTCCTTCAG CTACTCCACCATAGCATGGGTGGCTTCAGCGAACAAGGGAGTGATAGCAGACGTGCAATACACCCCCAGGGCTTCAACCGACGTAGGAAGAGTGTTCCAATTCTTCAGCGCCTTGGGAGACGTGGCGTTCGCCTACGCCGGCCACAACGTGGTGTTGGAGATTCAGGCCACCATCCCGTCCACGCCGGAGAAGCCGTCCAACAAACCCATGATGAAGGGAGTTTGGGTGGCCTACGCCGTCGTTTTTCTGTGCTACTTTCCGGTGGCCATCATCGGATACTGGGTGTTTGGAAACTCGGTTGAGGATAACATCCTCGTTTCCCTCCAAAAACCCGCTTGCCTCATAGCTGCTGCTAACATGTTTGTTGTCATCCACGTCATTGGAAGCTACCAG GTTTTCGCAATGCCCCTTTTTGACACCGTAGAAGGGTGGCTAGTAAAGTCTAGGAATTTTAAGCCGACATTACTACTCCGAATTTGTAGTAGGACTATTTACGTTG TATTAACCTGTTTCCTGGGCTGCACATTCCCTTTCTTTGGTGGTTTACTTGGTTTCTTTGGAGGCTTTGCCTTTGCTCCTACAACCTACTTC CTTCCTTGCATCATCTGGCTCAAGATTAAGAAGCCCAAGGTCTTAAGCTTGACTTGGTTCATAAATGTG ATATGCATTGTAATTGGGGTTGCTTTGATGGTGTTAGCTCCGATAGGTGCACTGAGGCAGATAATATTGCAAGCCAAAGATTACAAGTTCTATTCATGA
- the LOC115997408 gene encoding coatomer subunit epsilon-1-like isoform X1: MAVAGPDPLFGLRNNFYLGAYQAAINNSEVPNLSPDDVVERDALVFRSYIALGSYQLVISEIDASASTPLQAVKLLAIYLSGPEKKEMVISSLHELLGDPAVGSNPILRLIAGIIFMHEQDYNEALKYTNAGGTMELHALNVQIFIKMHRSDYAEKQLRIMQQIDEDHTLTQLANAWLNMAVGGSKIQEAYLIFQDFSEKYPMTSLVLNGKAVCCMHMGNFDEAETLLLEALNKDAKDPETLANLVVCSLHLGKPSSRYLSQLKLSHPNHMLCVTLFCSQLKLSHPNHMLVKRSSSAEENFDRAVQTIA; the protein is encoded by the exons ATGGCAGTTGCAGGACCCGACCCGTTGTTTGGACTGAGAAACAACTTCTACTTGGGGGCATACCAAGCCGCCATCAACAACAGCGAGGTCCCTAATCTCTCCCCGGACGACGTCGTTGAGAGAGACGCTCTCGTCTTCAGATCCTACATTGCTCTCGGCAGCTACCAGCTCGTCATCAGTGAGATCGATGCCTCAGCCTCTACTCCTCTCCAAGCCGTCAAATTGCTCGCTATTTACCTCTCCGGCCCCGAGAAGAAG GAAATGGTGATTTCAAGTCTCCATGAGTTGCTAGGGGACCCAGCTGTTGGAAGCAATCCCATCTTGCGCCTTATTGCTGGGATCATTTTCATGCATGAGCAGGATTACAATGAAGCTTTGAAGTATACAAATGCTGGAGGAACTATGGAATT GCATGCTTTGAATGTCCAGATCTTTATTAAGATGCACAGATCAGATTATGCTGAGAAACAATTGAGGATCATGCAACAAATTGATGAAGACCATACACTGACCCAACTTGCAAATGCTTGGTTAAACATGGCTGTG GGTGGGTCAAAGATACAGGAAGCATATCTTATCTTCCAGGATTTCTCTGAGAAGTACCCTATGACTAGCTTGGTCCTGAATGGCAAGGCTGTTTGCTGCATGCACATGGGAAATTTTGATGAGGCTGAGACACTATTGCTTGAAGCCTTAAACAAG GATGCAAAGGATCCTGAAACACTGGCAAATCTGGTTGTTTGCAGTCTTCACCTTGGGAAACCATCCTCACGCTATCTCAG CCAATTGAAATTGTCTCATCCAAATCACATGCTTTGTGTCACTTTGTTTTGCAGCCAATTGAAATTGTCTCATCCAAATCACATGCTTGTCAAACGCTCATCTTCCGCAGAGGAGAATTTTGACAGAGCGGTGCAAACTATTGCTTAA
- the LOC115997176 gene encoding dynein light chain 1, cytoplasmic-like, with the protein MSEDSKRNDGGALVAKPPAADDRKSASLSASSITVSKKIIIKSADMKDDMQKEAVDIAIAAFEKNSVEKDVAEHIKKEFDMKHGPIYPTAMAARLGSTTQT; encoded by the exons ATGAGCGAAGATTCCAAGAGAAATGATGGCGGAGCTCTCGTGGCCAAGCCGCCCGCCGCCGACGATCGGAAATCTGCATCCCTTTCGGCGTCTTCTATTACCGTGTCCAAGAAAATCATCATCAAAAGTGCCGATATGAAGGACGATATGCAGAAAGAGGCCGTCGACATCGCTATTGCA GCATTTGAGAAGAACAGCGTGGAGAAGGATGTAGCTGAGCATATAAAGAAGGAGTTCGATATGAAGCATGGCCCAATTTACCCGACTGCCATGGCTGCCAGACTCGGGTCAACCACACAAACCTGA
- the LOC115997405 gene encoding uncharacterized protein LOC115997405 isoform X2, giving the protein MATSAFKSTSRRAPFGGSDEVSAAASSSSSSSSANRAHRRSRSLSRFSRSLPFGEDPSYGVEATPRRKFVNTVRGSEFPEISLDDLAIELFSQRDEDPGSSDHDRNRSSARRGSEIGRWASETASSQRRGRSVSRQSSKTSGDRKSVVSDRSRVNTGLPESNSRRRRSVSVVRYQISDSESDADHSRKQANLITMKSLGNGKNDIPSHKATAANGSGLRRPLNQKDLLRLQDGYSSHSSVLTDDEIKDHPCKNGNEKTIKAVYSQKKGIIRKNGNHYPLDSSVRSSYATKLEESEKRKQDLLAEILLEDQKGRELSRIVKELLPDTNKSTAGIKQSRTRKKSNDRSRMSKQLTVEAEKYLEDFISNVEDTDISSFDGERSDGSSTLGGIIRARDGVVCAETESYHIPVGSDFRPVEMDGVKLPWLKWETSNDGSSKTEIKTPPSQKSVIWDAKQETALEYDQSCYSNSSQGSYSPGIMKYHEMIKLNKSGGAEEDSNGDYEVCPRFDMQEYLRLQQSEDLLFERYRERERISSGGLLTCCTHGFSNLIF; this is encoded by the exons ATGGCGACATCGGCTTTCAAATCGACGAGCAGAAGAGCGCCGTTCGGTGGCTCCGACGAGGTCTCCGCCGCcgcctcttcctcttcctcctcctcctcagcGAATCGAGCTCACCGCCGATCGAGGAGTCTCAGCCGGTTCTCGCGGAGCCTTCCGTTCGGCGAGGACCCCAGCTACGGCGTTGAAGCTACTCCGAGGAGGAAATTCGTGAATACGGTCAGAGGATCGGAGTTTCCTGAGATCAGCCTCGATGATCTCGCGATTGAGCTGTTCTCCCAGCGGGATGAAGATCCAGGTAGCAGTGACCACGACCGCAACCGCTCCTCCGCTAGGCGCGGCTCCGAAATTGGTCGATGGGCGAGTGAAACGGCGTCGTCGCAGCGGCGTGGGAGGTCGGTGTCTCGGCAGAGCTCGAAGACTAGCGGGGATAGAAAGAGTGTCGTTTCTGATCGCTCTAGGGTTAATACTGGACTTCCGGAGAGTAATTCGAGGAGGAGGAGATCGGTTTCAGTTGTTAGATATCAGATTAGCGACTCTGAG AGTGATGCAGATCATTCTCGCAAACAAGCAAACCTGATTACTATGAAGAGTCTTGGCAATGGAAAAAATGATATTCCTTCACATAAGGCAACAGCTGCTAACGGTTCAGGACTAAGGAGACCATTAAACCAAAAAGACCTGTTACGTCTACAAGATGGTTACTCT AGTCACTCTTCTGTTCTAACTGATGATGAAATAAAGGATCATCCTTGTAAAAATGGGAACGAGAAAACAATTAAGGCTGTATATTCCCAGAAAAAG GGCATTATAAGGAAGAATGGTAATCACTATCCACTGGATTCTTCAGTTAGAAGTAGCTATGCCACAAAGTTGGAGGAG TCTGAAAAGCGCAAGCAAGATCTTCTTGCTGAGATACTGTTGGAAGATCAAAAGGGTAGGGAGCTTTCTCGGATTGTCAAAGAATTACTTCCTGATACGAACAAGTCCACTGCTGGGATCAAACAATCGCGAACCAGAAAG AAGAGTAATGACCGAAGCAGGATGTCAAAACAACTAACTGTGGAAGCTGAGAAATATTTAGAGGATTTCATTTCAAATGTAGAAGATACAGatatatcttcttttgatgGAGAAAGAAGTGATGGCAGTTCCACTTTAGGAGGCATAATAAGGGCAAGGGATGGCGTGGTTTGTGCAGAAACTGAGAGTTACCATATTCCAGTAGGATCTGATTTTCGTCCTGTTGAAATGGATGGAGTTAAATTGCCCTGGTTAAAGTGGGAGACGAGCAATGATGGGTCAAGCAAGACTGAAATAAAGACTCCTCCTAGTCAAAAATCAGTAATCTGGGATGCAAAACAg GAGACAGCCTTGGAATACGACCAAAGTTGTTATTCCAACAGCAGTCAGGGGAGCTACAGCCCCGGAATTATGAAGTATCATGAAATGATCAAGCTTAATAAAAGCGGAGGAGCCGAGGAAGACAGCAACGGTGATTATGAAGTTTGTCCGAGGTTCGATATGCAGGAGTATCTCAGGCTTCAGCAGAGCGAAGACCTATTGTTTGAAAGGtatagagaaagagagagaataaGTTCTGGCGGACTTCTCACTTGTTGTACACATGGttttagtaatttaattttctga
- the LOC115997405 gene encoding uncharacterized protein LOC115997405 isoform X1, with the protein MATSAFKSTSRRAPFGGSDEVSAAASSSSSSSSANRAHRRSRSLSRFSRSLPFGEDPSYGVEATPRRKFVNTVRGSEFPEISLDDLAIELFSQRDEDPGSSDHDRNRSSARRGSEIGRWASETASSQRRGRSVSRQSSKTSGDRKSVVSDRSRVNTGLPESNSRRRRSVSVVRYQISDSESDADHSRKQANLITMKSLGNGKNDIPSHKATAANGSGLRRPLNQKDLLRLQDGYSSHSSVLTDDEIKDHPCKNGNEKTIKAVYSQKKAEHPTEDDVNSGLYEAMKKELRYAVEEIKTEIEQGIIRKNGNHYPLDSSVRSSYATKLEESEKRKQDLLAEILLEDQKGRELSRIVKELLPDTNKSTAGIKQSRTRKKSNDRSRMSKQLTVEAEKYLEDFISNVEDTDISSFDGERSDGSSTLGGIIRARDGVVCAETESYHIPVGSDFRPVEMDGVKLPWLKWETSNDGSSKTEIKTPPSQKSVIWDAKQETALEYDQSCYSNSSQGSYSPGIMKYHEMIKLNKSGGAEEDSNGDYEVCPRFDMQEYLRLQQSEDLLFERYRERERISSGGLLTCCTHGFSNLIF; encoded by the exons ATGGCGACATCGGCTTTCAAATCGACGAGCAGAAGAGCGCCGTTCGGTGGCTCCGACGAGGTCTCCGCCGCcgcctcttcctcttcctcctcctcctcagcGAATCGAGCTCACCGCCGATCGAGGAGTCTCAGCCGGTTCTCGCGGAGCCTTCCGTTCGGCGAGGACCCCAGCTACGGCGTTGAAGCTACTCCGAGGAGGAAATTCGTGAATACGGTCAGAGGATCGGAGTTTCCTGAGATCAGCCTCGATGATCTCGCGATTGAGCTGTTCTCCCAGCGGGATGAAGATCCAGGTAGCAGTGACCACGACCGCAACCGCTCCTCCGCTAGGCGCGGCTCCGAAATTGGTCGATGGGCGAGTGAAACGGCGTCGTCGCAGCGGCGTGGGAGGTCGGTGTCTCGGCAGAGCTCGAAGACTAGCGGGGATAGAAAGAGTGTCGTTTCTGATCGCTCTAGGGTTAATACTGGACTTCCGGAGAGTAATTCGAGGAGGAGGAGATCGGTTTCAGTTGTTAGATATCAGATTAGCGACTCTGAG AGTGATGCAGATCATTCTCGCAAACAAGCAAACCTGATTACTATGAAGAGTCTTGGCAATGGAAAAAATGATATTCCTTCACATAAGGCAACAGCTGCTAACGGTTCAGGACTAAGGAGACCATTAAACCAAAAAGACCTGTTACGTCTACAAGATGGTTACTCT AGTCACTCTTCTGTTCTAACTGATGATGAAATAAAGGATCATCCTTGTAAAAATGGGAACGAGAAAACAATTAAGGCTGTATATTCCCAGAAAAAG GCTGAGCACCCTACTGAAGATGATGTAAATAGTGGGTTGTAtgaagcaatgaagaaagaacTTAGATATGCTGTTGAAGAAATCAAAACTGAAATTGAACAA GGCATTATAAGGAAGAATGGTAATCACTATCCACTGGATTCTTCAGTTAGAAGTAGCTATGCCACAAAGTTGGAGGAG TCTGAAAAGCGCAAGCAAGATCTTCTTGCTGAGATACTGTTGGAAGATCAAAAGGGTAGGGAGCTTTCTCGGATTGTCAAAGAATTACTTCCTGATACGAACAAGTCCACTGCTGGGATCAAACAATCGCGAACCAGAAAG AAGAGTAATGACCGAAGCAGGATGTCAAAACAACTAACTGTGGAAGCTGAGAAATATTTAGAGGATTTCATTTCAAATGTAGAAGATACAGatatatcttcttttgatgGAGAAAGAAGTGATGGCAGTTCCACTTTAGGAGGCATAATAAGGGCAAGGGATGGCGTGGTTTGTGCAGAAACTGAGAGTTACCATATTCCAGTAGGATCTGATTTTCGTCCTGTTGAAATGGATGGAGTTAAATTGCCCTGGTTAAAGTGGGAGACGAGCAATGATGGGTCAAGCAAGACTGAAATAAAGACTCCTCCTAGTCAAAAATCAGTAATCTGGGATGCAAAACAg GAGACAGCCTTGGAATACGACCAAAGTTGTTATTCCAACAGCAGTCAGGGGAGCTACAGCCCCGGAATTATGAAGTATCATGAAATGATCAAGCTTAATAAAAGCGGAGGAGCCGAGGAAGACAGCAACGGTGATTATGAAGTTTGTCCGAGGTTCGATATGCAGGAGTATCTCAGGCTTCAGCAGAGCGAAGACCTATTGTTTGAAAGGtatagagaaagagagagaataaGTTCTGGCGGACTTCTCACTTGTTGTACACATGGttttagtaatttaattttctga
- the LOC115996669 gene encoding malate synthase, glyoxysomal: MSLGFENFIQSGKGKGEMGYDVPEGVDVRGRFDPDFAKILNKDALRFVADLHREFRGHVKYAMSCREAAKSRYNGGALPGFDPATKYIREGEWLCAPVPPAVADRKVEITGPVERKMVINALNSGAKVFMADFEDALSPSWENLMRGQVNLRDAVNGTITFHDQARNKIYKLNNETAKLFVRPRGWHLPESHIFIDGEPAIGCLVDFGLYFFHNYNNFRKNQGQGYGPFFYLPKMEHSREARIWNNVFSRAEKWGGVEKGSIRATVLIETLPAVFQMDEILYELRDHSLGLNCGRWDYIFSYVKTFQAHPDRLLPDRVQVGMTQHFMRSYSDLLIRTCHRRGAHAMGGMAAQIPIRDDPAANEAALELVKKDKLREVKAGHDGTWAAHPGLIPACMQVFTDNMANNIPNQIHTAKRDDAAALTEEDLLQIPRGSRTMDGLRLNTRVGIQYLAAWLTGTGSVPLYNLMEDAATAEISRVQNWQWLRYGAELDGDGAGVKVSKEVFGRVVEEEMGRIEKEVGKEKFKNGKYKEACKMFTRQCTATTLDDFLTLDAYSHIVIHHPNNNGPSRL, translated from the exons ATGTCGTTAGGCTTTGAAAATTTCATTCAGTCCGGTAAAGGGAAGGGGGAGATGGGGTACGACGTGCCGGAGGGAGTAGACGTGAGGGGAAGATTCGACCCCGATTTCGCCAAAATTCTCAACAAGGATGCATTGCGATTTGTGGCCGATCTACACAGGGAGTTCAGAGGCCATGTTAAGTACGCCATGAGTTGCAGAGAGGCGGCAAAGTCGCGGTACAACGGCGGCGCGTTGCCGGGGTTTGATCCCGCCACTAAATACATAAGGGAAGGGGAGTGGCTCTGCGCTCCCGTTCCGCCGGCGGTGGCGGACCGGAAGGTGGAGATCACCGGCCCGGTCGAAAGGAAAATGGTCATCAATGCTCTCAATTCCGGAGCCAAAGTTTTCATG GCTGATTTTGAAGATGCGCTGTCTCCGAGCTGGGAGAATCTGATGAGAGGGCAGGTGAATTTGAGGGACGCCGTTAACGGGACCATAACCTTTCATGACCAAGCTAGAAACAAGATATACAAGCTGAACAATGAGACTGCCAAGCTCTTTGTCCGGCCCAGAGGCTGGCACTTGCCGGAATCTCACATCTTCATCGACGGCGAGCCCGCCATCGGCTGCCTCGTTGATTTTGGCCTCTATTTCTTCCACAACTATAACAACTTCCGCAAGAATCAAGGTCAGGGCTATGGCCCTTTCTTCTACCTCCCCAAAATGGAGCACTCCAG GGAAGCAAGGATTTGGAACAACGTGTTCTCGAGAGCAGAGAAATGGGGTGGAGTGGAGAAAGGTAGCATAAGGGCAACAGTCCTGATTGAAACACTCCCAGCAGTGTTTCAAATGGATGAAATCCTGTATGAACTGAGAGATCACTCCCTGGGGCTTAACTGTGGAAGATGGGATTACATTTTCAGCTATGTCAAAACCTTCCAAGCCCACCCGGACCGCCTTCTCCCTGACCGCGTCCAAGTCGGCATGACCCAACACTTCATGAGAAGCTACTCCGACCTCCTCATCCGCACCTGCCACCGCCGCGGCGCCCACGCCATGGGAGGCATG GCGGCTCAGATTCCGATCCGGGATGACCCCGCGGCGAACGAGGCGGCGTTAGAGCTGGTAAAGAAGGACAAGCTGCGGGAGGTGAAAGCAGGGCACGACGGAACATGGGCGGCGCATCCAGGGCTAATACCGGCCTGCATGCAAGTCTTCACCGACAACATGGCAAACAACATTCCCAACCAAATCCACACCGCCAAGCGCGACGACGCCGCCGCCCTGACCGAGGAAGACCTCCTTCAAATCCCGCGGGGCTCCCGCACCATGGATGGCCTGCGGCTCAACACCCGAGTGGGAATCCAGTACCTGGCGGCGTGGCTCACCGGGACCGGCTCCGTCCCGCTCTACAACCTCATGGAGGACGCCGCCACGGCGGAGATCAGCCGCGTCCAGAACTGGCAGTGGCTAAGGTACGGCGCCGAGCTGGACGGCGACGGGGCGGGCGTGAAGGTGAGCAAGGAAGTGTTTGGGAGAGTGGTGGAAGAGGAAATGGGTAGGATTGAGAAAGAAGTGGGAAAAGAGAAGTTCAAGAATGGAAAGTACAAGGAAGCATGCAAGATGTTCACCCGCCAATGCACGGCCACAACGTTGGACGATTTCCTGACGTTGGATGCTTACAGTCACATCGTCATCCATCATCCTAATAACAATGGACCTTCCAGGCTCTGA
- the LOC115997408 gene encoding coatomer subunit epsilon-1-like isoform X2: MAVAGPDPLFGLRNNFYLGAYQAAINNSEVPNLSPDDVVERDALVFRSYIALGSYQLVISEIDASASTPLQAVKLLAIYLSGPEKKEMVISSLHELLGDPAVGSNPILRLIAGIIFMHEQDYNEALKYTNAGGTMELHALNVQIFIKMHRSDYAEKQLRIMQQIDEDHTLTQLANAWLNMAVGGSKIQEAYLIFQDFSEKYPMTSLVLNGKAVCCMHMGNFDEAETLLLEALNKDAKDPETLANLVVCSLHLGKPSSRYLSQLKLSHPNHMLVKRSSSAEENFDRAVQTIA; this comes from the exons ATGGCAGTTGCAGGACCCGACCCGTTGTTTGGACTGAGAAACAACTTCTACTTGGGGGCATACCAAGCCGCCATCAACAACAGCGAGGTCCCTAATCTCTCCCCGGACGACGTCGTTGAGAGAGACGCTCTCGTCTTCAGATCCTACATTGCTCTCGGCAGCTACCAGCTCGTCATCAGTGAGATCGATGCCTCAGCCTCTACTCCTCTCCAAGCCGTCAAATTGCTCGCTATTTACCTCTCCGGCCCCGAGAAGAAG GAAATGGTGATTTCAAGTCTCCATGAGTTGCTAGGGGACCCAGCTGTTGGAAGCAATCCCATCTTGCGCCTTATTGCTGGGATCATTTTCATGCATGAGCAGGATTACAATGAAGCTTTGAAGTATACAAATGCTGGAGGAACTATGGAATT GCATGCTTTGAATGTCCAGATCTTTATTAAGATGCACAGATCAGATTATGCTGAGAAACAATTGAGGATCATGCAACAAATTGATGAAGACCATACACTGACCCAACTTGCAAATGCTTGGTTAAACATGGCTGTG GGTGGGTCAAAGATACAGGAAGCATATCTTATCTTCCAGGATTTCTCTGAGAAGTACCCTATGACTAGCTTGGTCCTGAATGGCAAGGCTGTTTGCTGCATGCACATGGGAAATTTTGATGAGGCTGAGACACTATTGCTTGAAGCCTTAAACAAG GATGCAAAGGATCCTGAAACACTGGCAAATCTGGTTGTTTGCAGTCTTCACCTTGGGAAACCATCCTCACGCTATCTCAG CCAATTGAAATTGTCTCATCCAAATCACATGCTTGTCAAACGCTCATCTTCCGCAGAGGAGAATTTTGACAGAGCGGTGCAAACTATTGCTTAA